One part of the Bacillus sp. FJAT-27916 genome encodes these proteins:
- the ileS gene encoding isoleucine--tRNA ligase codes for MELKDTLLMPKTEFPMRGNLPNREPQMQEKWNEEDIYKQVQERTKDLPKFVLHDGPPYANGNIHIGHAMNKILKDFIVRYKSMSGFNAPYVPGWDTHGLPIETALTKNKKVNRKEMSIAEFRKLCEEYAYTQIHNQREQFKRLGVRGDWENPYITLKPEYEAEQIKVFGDMAKKGYIYKGLKPVYWSPSSESALAEAEIEYHDKKSASIYVAFDVKDGKGVVPEDAKYIIWTTTPWTIPANLGISVHPRLNYVVVNVEGTRYIVAEALLPSVKETLGWETAEVEKTVKGSELEYTVAKHPLYDRDSLVMNGEHVTTDAGTGCVHTAPGHGEDDFMIGQKYNLGVLAPVDEKGHMTAEAPGFEGLFYDKANKAITDKLAENGALLKLDFITHSYPHDWRTKKPTIFRATDQWFASIDQIREQLLDQIKATKFVPAWGETRLFNMVRDRGDWCISRQRAWGVPIPVFYAENGDAIITDETIEHVAQLFKEHGSTVWFEREAKDLLPEGFTHEGSPNGKFTKETDIMDVWFDSGSSHQSVLEAREDLVRPADLYLEGSDQYRGWFNSSLTTAVAVTGKAPYKGILSHGFTLDGEGRKMSKSLGNTIDPLKVIQQMGADILRLWVASVDYQADVRVSDNILKQVSEVYRKIRNTFRFLLGNLNGFNAASDAVSYENLREVDQYMLIKLNRLVEQVQNGYDRYQFADVYHGINNFCTQDLSSFYLDYAKDILYCDAEASTGRRAIQTVLHECLIKLVKMIAPILPHTADEVWAFIDDAAEKSVQLTDMPSVETYENAQAIEEKWDRFMDLRDDVLKALEEARNAKVIGKSLNAKVTLYLGEEMKELLADIHESLEQLFIVSKVELAGSVYEAPENALKLEHAAILIEKAEGETCERCWNISGLVGKVEKHPTLCERCATVVDAEYPELG; via the coding sequence ATGGAATTAAAAGACACGTTATTAATGCCGAAGACAGAATTCCCAATGCGCGGGAATCTGCCAAACAGAGAACCTCAAATGCAAGAAAAATGGAATGAAGAAGATATCTACAAACAAGTGCAGGAACGCACGAAAGACCTTCCAAAGTTTGTCCTTCATGATGGCCCTCCATATGCAAATGGGAATATCCATATTGGGCATGCAATGAACAAAATTCTGAAAGACTTCATCGTCCGCTATAAGTCTATGAGCGGCTTTAATGCCCCATATGTACCTGGCTGGGACACACATGGTCTTCCAATTGAAACGGCCCTAACTAAAAATAAAAAAGTGAACCGCAAGGAAATGTCTATTGCTGAATTCCGTAAGCTTTGTGAGGAATATGCCTACACACAAATCCATAATCAGCGTGAACAATTCAAGCGCCTTGGCGTTAGAGGGGATTGGGAAAATCCTTATATTACCTTAAAGCCTGAATATGAGGCTGAGCAAATCAAGGTATTCGGTGATATGGCGAAGAAAGGCTATATTTATAAAGGCCTTAAGCCGGTATATTGGTCCCCGTCAAGTGAATCTGCACTTGCTGAGGCAGAAATTGAATATCATGATAAGAAATCAGCATCCATCTATGTAGCCTTTGATGTAAAGGATGGAAAAGGCGTGGTGCCTGAGGATGCAAAATACATCATCTGGACAACAACCCCTTGGACCATTCCGGCGAACCTTGGTATCTCCGTACACCCTCGCTTAAACTATGTGGTTGTAAACGTAGAAGGGACTCGCTATATTGTGGCAGAAGCCCTATTGCCTTCTGTGAAGGAAACTTTAGGCTGGGAAACAGCTGAGGTAGAGAAAACCGTTAAAGGAAGCGAGCTTGAATACACGGTTGCTAAGCATCCTTTATATGACCGTGATTCCCTCGTTATGAACGGCGAGCATGTTACGACTGATGCTGGTACTGGCTGCGTACACACCGCTCCAGGCCACGGGGAAGATGACTTTATGATCGGTCAGAAATACAATCTAGGCGTACTTGCTCCAGTGGATGAGAAAGGTCATATGACAGCTGAAGCTCCAGGGTTTGAAGGCTTGTTCTATGATAAAGCAAATAAAGCAATCACTGATAAGCTGGCTGAAAATGGCGCATTGCTAAAACTAGATTTCATCACACACTCCTACCCGCATGACTGGAGAACGAAAAAACCGACCATCTTCCGTGCTACGGATCAATGGTTTGCTTCAATTGATCAAATCAGGGAGCAGCTGCTTGACCAAATCAAGGCAACGAAATTTGTTCCAGCATGGGGCGAAACGCGTCTATTCAATATGGTACGCGACCGCGGTGACTGGTGTATTTCCCGTCAGCGTGCATGGGGCGTTCCGATTCCGGTCTTCTATGCAGAAAACGGGGATGCGATTATTACAGATGAAACGATTGAGCATGTAGCCCAATTATTCAAAGAGCACGGGTCTACTGTCTGGTTCGAAAGAGAGGCGAAGGATCTTCTTCCTGAAGGCTTCACTCATGAGGGCAGCCCGAACGGTAAATTTACAAAAGAAACGGATATCATGGATGTTTGGTTTGACTCCGGTTCTTCTCATCAATCAGTCCTAGAGGCAAGAGAAGATCTCGTCAGACCAGCTGATTTATACCTTGAAGGCTCTGACCAATACCGCGGCTGGTTCAACTCTTCCTTGACGACGGCTGTAGCTGTTACAGGAAAGGCACCGTACAAAGGCATTCTATCCCACGGGTTCACACTTGATGGAGAAGGCCGTAAGATGAGTAAATCACTTGGTAATACAATCGATCCATTGAAAGTTATCCAGCAAATGGGGGCAGATATCCTCCGTCTATGGGTAGCATCTGTTGATTATCAAGCAGATGTGCGTGTGTCTGATAATATCTTGAAGCAAGTTTCTGAAGTGTACCGCAAAATCAGAAATACATTCCGCTTCCTATTAGGAAACTTGAACGGATTCAATGCTGCTAGTGATGCAGTAAGCTATGAAAACCTTCGTGAAGTGGATCAATATATGCTGATCAAGCTAAACCGTTTAGTGGAGCAAGTACAAAACGGCTATGATCGTTATCAATTTGCTGATGTCTATCACGGAATCAATAATTTCTGTACGCAGGACTTAAGCTCCTTCTACCTGGATTATGCGAAAGATATCCTCTATTGTGATGCTGAAGCAAGCACTGGCAGAAGAGCCATCCAAACGGTTCTGCACGAATGCTTAATTAAGCTTGTGAAAATGATTGCCCCAATTCTTCCGCATACAGCTGATGAGGTATGGGCATTCATCGATGATGCAGCAGAAAAAAGCGTACAATTGACAGATATGCCATCTGTTGAAACCTATGAGAATGCTCAGGCTATTGAAGAGAAATGGGATCGTTTCATGGATCTTCGTGATGATGTCCTGAAGGCATTAGAAGAAGCGCGTAATGCAAAAGTAATCGGTAAGTCACTCAATGCGAAAGTGACGCTCTACCTTGGCGAAGAAATGAAAGAATTGCTCGCTGATATTCATGAAAGTCTTGAGCAGTTATTCATCGTTTCGAAAGTGGAGCTTGCCGGCTCTGTATATGAGGCACCAGAAAATGCTCTTAAATTGGAGCATGCCGCAATTCTGATTGAAAAAGCGGAAGGCGAAACATGTGAACGCTGCTGGAATATCAGCGGATTGGTTGGCAAAGTTGAGAAGCATCCAACGTTATGTGAGAGATGCGCAACTGTGGTAGATGCTGAATATCCGGAATTAGGATAA
- a CDS encoding RluA family pseudouridine synthase, which yields MDNQKIKINEEQKGQRLDKILSLINEEWSRSQVQQWIKSGNVTVNGASSKANYKCQEGDEIEVTIEEPEELDIVAEDIPLDIYYEDADVIVVNKPKGMVVHPAPGHTGGTLVNALMYHCKDLSGINGVMRPGIVHRIDKDTSGLLMVAKNDMAHEKLVKQLQEKTVTRKYKALVHGVIPHDAGTIDAPIGRDKRDRQSMTVTDENSRHAVTHFHVLERFRDFTFVECQLETGRTHQIRVHMKYIGYPLAGDPKYGPRKTVDLNGQALHAGVLGFVHPRTEEYLEFEAPLPEYFVEFLDTLRIDR from the coding sequence ATGGACAATCAAAAGATCAAAATTAATGAAGAACAAAAAGGGCAAAGGCTTGATAAGATCCTTTCCCTTATCAATGAAGAATGGTCCCGCTCACAGGTGCAGCAATGGATCAAGTCCGGAAATGTAACGGTAAATGGGGCTTCCTCTAAGGCGAATTATAAATGCCAGGAGGGCGATGAGATTGAGGTAACGATTGAGGAGCCGGAAGAGCTTGATATTGTGGCTGAAGATATCCCGCTTGATATTTACTATGAGGATGCAGATGTCATCGTTGTGAATAAGCCGAAAGGAATGGTCGTGCATCCTGCGCCGGGTCACACAGGCGGTACGCTTGTGAATGCGCTGATGTACCATTGCAAGGATTTATCAGGCATTAATGGGGTAATGCGCCCAGGTATCGTTCACCGGATTGACAAGGATACATCAGGCCTATTAATGGTCGCGAAGAATGATATGGCCCATGAGAAATTGGTCAAACAGCTCCAAGAGAAAACAGTGACCAGAAAGTATAAGGCGCTTGTTCATGGAGTTATTCCTCATGATGCCGGTACGATTGACGCTCCTATCGGACGTGATAAACGCGATCGTCAAAGCATGACCGTAACGGATGAAAACTCCCGTCATGCAGTCACTCATTTCCATGTGCTTGAGCGGTTCCGTGATTTCACGTTTGTGGAATGTCAGCTTGAAACGGGAAGAACGCACCAAATCCGTGTCCATATGAAATATATTGGTTACCCGCTTGCAGGCGATCCGAAGTATGGACCAAGAAAAACAGTTGATTTAAATGGACAGGCTCTTCATGCAGGTGTGCTTGGATTTGTCCATCCGCGGACAGAGGAGTATTTAGAATTTGAAGCCCCTCTGCCTGAATACTTTGTCGAATTTTTGGATACTTTACGAATAGATCGTTGA
- a CDS encoding DivIVA domain-containing protein has translation MPLSPLDIHNKEFGRGFRGYDEDEVNEFLDQIIKDYELVIREKKELEDKVVELEQRLEHFSTIEETLNKSIVIAQEAGEDVKRNSQKEAKLIMKEAEKNADRIVNEALSKARKIAIEIEDLKKQSKVFRMRFKMLVEAQLDLLNSEDWDKLLKYDVDATELNINLEEEM, from the coding sequence ATGCCATTATCACCGCTAGACATACATAATAAGGAATTCGGCAGAGGATTCCGCGGTTACGATGAAGACGAAGTAAATGAATTCCTCGACCAGATTATTAAGGATTATGAATTGGTCATTAGAGAAAAGAAGGAACTCGAAGACAAAGTTGTAGAATTGGAACAGCGCCTTGAGCACTTCTCGACCATTGAGGAGACTTTGAATAAATCCATCGTGATTGCACAGGAAGCAGGAGAGGATGTTAAACGCAACTCTCAAAAAGAAGCGAAGCTCATCATGAAGGAAGCCGAAAAGAACGCTGACCGTATTGTAAATGAAGCTCTCTCTAAAGCAAGAAAGATCGCTATTGAGATTGAAGATTTGAAAAAGCAATCAAAAGTATTCAGAATGCGCTTTAAAATGCTCGTTGAGGCTCAGCTTGACCTCTTAAACAGCGAGGATTGGGATAAGCTTTTGAAATATGATGTCGATGCAACCGAGCTTAATATTAATTTAGAAGAAGAAATGTAA
- a CDS encoding carbamoyl phosphate synthase small subunit → MKRQLILEDGTIMIGEAFGGEIDKIGEVVFNTGMTGYQEILSDPSYCGQIITMTYPLIGNYGINRDDFESIMPSLAGLIVKEVADFPSNWRSGFSLDEYMKIKNIPGISGIDTRKLTRMIRERGTVKGVICSITKDPEMMLHQVRATVLPKNQVQKVSTKKPYPSPGRGHRVVVVDFGMKHGILRELNNRGCDVIVVPHNTTAEEIMTLCPDGIMLTNGPGDPENVPEAIEMIKEVLGKVPLFGICLGHQLFALACGAETEKMKFGHRGSNHPVKDLRTGKVALTSQNHGYTVNPDSVIGTEMEITHIALNDGTVEGLKHKEFDAFTVQYHPEASPGPEDANYLFDQFITMIEQAKLKEAAAL, encoded by the coding sequence ATGAAAAGACAATTAATCCTAGAAGACGGCACCATCATGATTGGTGAGGCATTCGGCGGAGAAATAGATAAAATTGGCGAAGTTGTTTTTAACACAGGGATGACGGGCTATCAAGAAATTCTATCCGATCCATCCTATTGCGGACAAATCATTACAATGACCTATCCGCTGATTGGGAATTACGGAATTAATCGCGATGATTTTGAATCCATCATGCCTAGTTTGGCGGGGTTGATTGTCAAAGAGGTTGCTGACTTTCCTTCCAATTGGAGAAGCGGCTTCTCATTGGATGAATATATGAAAATCAAGAATATTCCCGGCATCTCTGGGATTGATACACGTAAATTGACACGAATGATTCGGGAAAGAGGAACGGTAAAAGGGGTTATTTGCTCGATTACGAAGGACCCTGAAATGATGCTTCATCAAGTAAGAGCAACCGTACTTCCGAAAAACCAAGTACAAAAAGTTTCTACGAAGAAGCCTTATCCAAGCCCAGGTCGCGGCCATCGTGTCGTAGTTGTTGACTTTGGCATGAAGCATGGCATCCTTCGGGAATTAAATAACCGCGGCTGTGATGTGATTGTTGTACCGCATAACACCACTGCTGAAGAAATCATGACCTTATGTCCAGACGGCATTATGCTCACAAATGGACCTGGAGACCCGGAAAATGTTCCAGAGGCTATCGAAATGATTAAGGAAGTCCTTGGAAAGGTGCCTTTGTTCGGAATTTGTTTAGGGCATCAATTGTTCGCTCTTGCCTGCGGGGCAGAGACGGAAAAAATGAAATTTGGACATAGGGGCTCCAATCACCCTGTTAAGGATCTTCGTACAGGAAAGGTTGCACTCACCTCCCAAAATCATGGCTATACCGTTAACCCTGATTCTGTCATCGGAACGGAAATGGAAATCACTCATATTGCCTTAAACGATGGAACAGTTGAGGGACTGAAGCATAAAGAGTTTGATGCTTTTACCGTTCAATATCACCCTGAAGCATCTCCAGGACCAGAGGATGCGAATTACTTGTTCGACCAATTTATCACGATGATTGAACAGGCTAAATTGAAGGAGGCAGCAGCACTATGA
- the lspA gene encoding signal peptidase II, whose amino-acid sequence MRLYYGIALAIILVDQVTKWMIVKYMEYGESIPVIENIFYITSHRNRGAAWGILQGQMWFFYIVTAVVIVGIIYYIKKYAGDKLTGVSLGLILGGAVGNFIDRLFRQEVVDFFHVYIFSYSFPVFNVADASLCVGVVLLIIAMFMEERRAKELTNGQSKDQN is encoded by the coding sequence TTGCGTTTATATTACGGAATAGCCTTGGCAATCATACTGGTCGATCAAGTAACGAAATGGATGATTGTGAAATATATGGAGTACGGGGAAAGCATCCCTGTCATTGAGAACATCTTCTACATTACATCGCATCGCAACCGGGGAGCGGCGTGGGGCATCCTGCAAGGGCAGATGTGGTTCTTTTATATCGTGACAGCTGTTGTCATCGTTGGGATTATCTATTATATCAAGAAATATGCTGGTGATAAGCTGACAGGGGTATCCCTTGGTCTCATATTAGGAGGCGCTGTCGGGAACTTCATCGACCGCTTGTTCAGGCAAGAGGTAGTGGACTTTTTCCACGTGTATATTTTTTCATACAGCTTCCCGGTATTCAATGTGGCAGATGCATCCTTATGTGTAGGTGTCGTCTTATTGATTATCGCGATGTTTATGGAAGAAAGAAGAGCTAAGGAGTTAACGAATGGACAATCAAAAGATCAAAATTAA
- a CDS encoding aspartate carbamoyltransferase catalytic subunit, with translation MKHLLTMNDLSIEEIMQLLSDAEQFAKGETWQPKRPYFISNLFFEPSTRTKSSFEMAERKLGLEIIPFEAHTSSVLKGETLYDTVKTLESIGVDSVVIRHTEDNYFAKLIQDGVYLSIMNAGDGCGHHPTQCLLDLLTIKQEFGQFKGLKVAITGDIRHSRVARSNAETLRRLGAEVVFSGPENWATINGSDIPYEPIDRAVKTADVFMLLRIQHERHSVEMPLTKEEYLDHYGLTFERESQMKQNCIIMHPAPVNRGVEIDSALVECKRSRIFKQMENGVYARMAALKNSIEHKEGAGLNETMYTKCQIVG, from the coding sequence ATGAAACATTTGTTGACGATGAATGATTTATCAATCGAAGAGATCATGCAGCTACTGTCAGACGCGGAGCAATTTGCAAAAGGTGAAACATGGCAGCCAAAGAGACCATACTTCATATCCAACCTTTTCTTTGAACCGAGTACAAGAACGAAATCAAGCTTTGAAATGGCTGAAAGAAAATTAGGCTTGGAAATCATTCCTTTTGAAGCCCATACATCTAGTGTTTTAAAGGGTGAGACCCTCTACGATACAGTCAAAACGTTAGAGTCAATCGGAGTTGATTCAGTCGTTATTCGACATACTGAAGATAATTACTTTGCCAAATTAATACAAGATGGTGTATATTTATCCATAATGAATGCTGGTGATGGATGTGGTCACCATCCTACACAGTGTTTATTGGATCTACTGACAATTAAACAGGAATTTGGCCAATTCAAAGGACTGAAGGTCGCTATTACAGGTGATATCAGACATAGCCGGGTAGCGCGCTCCAATGCAGAAACATTAAGGAGGCTCGGTGCAGAAGTTGTCTTCTCAGGTCCAGAAAACTGGGCAACGATTAATGGCTCCGATATTCCGTACGAACCAATTGACAGAGCTGTAAAAACAGCGGATGTGTTCATGCTGCTCAGAATCCAGCACGAACGCCATTCAGTTGAAATGCCATTGACAAAGGAAGAATATCTGGACCACTATGGACTAACATTTGAAAGAGAAAGCCAAATGAAACAAAATTGCATAATTATGCACCCTGCGCCAGTGAATAGGGGAGTGGAGATTGACAGCGCCCTTGTTGAATGTAAAAGATCAAGAATCTTCAAACAGATGGAGAACGGTGTATACGCAAGAATGGCAGCGTTAAAAAACAGCATCGAGCATAAGGAAGGAGCAGGTCTAAATGAAACTATGTATACGAAATGCCAAATTGTTGGCTGA
- the uraA gene encoding uracil permease produces the protein MESNETTQKPANIRLDVQEKPTPRQWLTLSLQHLFAMFGSTVLVPILTGLDPGIALLTSGIGTLAYLLITKGQIPAYLGSSFAFIAPIVLLNENSGVGSALVGGFLIGIIYALVALLVKAVGPGTILKFLPPIVVGPVIMVIGLGLASTAVNMAMYEDSTAKVLVYSSKHFTIALITLGITLFCSVAFKNFLSLIPVLLGIVGGYIASLFFGIVDFQKVIDAPWFQIPNFTVPFVDYTPHLTWEIILIMVPIAIVPISEHIGDQLVLSKIAGKNFVEKPGLHRSLFGDGISIMIASCLGGPPNTTYGENIGVMALTRVFSVYVIGGAAVFAIAFGFIGKISALIHSIPSAVMGGVSILLFGIIASSGLRMLIDSKVDLSVNRNLVISSVILIIGVGGAFLKLTENASISGMALAAIVGVILNLILPGREKTSTEQ, from the coding sequence ATGGAATCGAATGAAACAACCCAAAAACCTGCGAACATCCGGCTTGATGTCCAGGAAAAACCAACACCAAGACAATGGCTTACCTTGAGTTTGCAACATTTATTTGCAATGTTCGGCTCAACCGTGCTTGTTCCCATTTTGACAGGACTTGATCCGGGAATCGCCTTATTAACAAGTGGTATCGGTACACTCGCATACCTCTTGATCACGAAAGGACAAATTCCCGCTTATCTTGGTTCATCGTTTGCCTTTATTGCTCCGATTGTGCTCTTAAATGAGAACAGCGGGGTAGGCTCGGCACTCGTCGGCGGGTTCTTGATTGGGATTATCTACGCACTTGTTGCCTTACTGGTCAAGGCTGTAGGTCCGGGAACGATTCTGAAATTCCTTCCGCCTATCGTAGTCGGACCGGTTATTATGGTCATTGGACTTGGTCTTGCTTCAACAGCCGTGAATATGGCTATGTATGAGGACTCAACAGCAAAAGTGCTGGTTTATAGTTCAAAGCACTTTACGATTGCACTAATTACACTGGGCATTACCCTTTTCTGCTCAGTTGCTTTTAAAAACTTTCTGTCGCTCATCCCTGTATTGCTGGGGATTGTCGGCGGGTACATCGCATCCTTATTCTTTGGAATCGTTGATTTCCAAAAGGTAATCGATGCCCCTTGGTTCCAAATACCAAATTTCACAGTCCCGTTTGTGGATTACACTCCACATTTAACTTGGGAGATTATTCTGATTATGGTACCGATTGCGATTGTTCCAATCTCGGAGCATATCGGAGACCAATTGGTGCTTAGCAAGATTGCTGGAAAGAATTTTGTTGAAAAACCTGGTTTGCACCGTTCTTTATTCGGTGACGGTATCTCCATTATGATTGCCTCATGTCTTGGAGGACCGCCGAATACCACATATGGTGAAAATATCGGGGTTATGGCTCTGACTCGCGTCTTCAGTGTTTATGTCATTGGAGGAGCGGCTGTATTCGCCATCGCCTTCGGGTTCATCGGCAAAATTTCAGCACTGATCCACTCTATTCCTTCTGCGGTTATGGGCGGAGTATCCATCTTGCTATTCGGAATTATCGCTTCAAGCGGGCTGAGAATGTTGATTGACAGCAAAGTTGATTTGTCTGTCAACAGAAATTTGGTCATATCATCCGTCATCTTAATCATTGGTGTCGGTGGAGCATTCCTCAAACTAACGGAGAATGCTTCCATCTCCGGCATGGCTCTTGCTGCCATCGTCGGTGTCATACTAAATCTTATATTGCCTGGAAGAGAGAAAACGTCAACTGAACAATAG
- the pyrR gene encoding bifunctional pyr operon transcriptional regulator/uracil phosphoribosyltransferase PyrR, producing the protein MIEKATLLDDKAIARSLTRIAHEIIERNKGVQDCVLIGIKTRGIFLAKRLEQRIAEIEGTKIPVGELDITLYRDDLTKNTESGEPEVKGSDVSFSIEDKKVILVDDVLYTGRTVRAALDALVDLGRPSQIQLAVLVDRGHRELPIRADYVGKNIPTAKNEKIVVKLKEMDGGEQVAIYE; encoded by the coding sequence ATGATAGAAAAAGCAACATTGCTTGATGACAAGGCTATTGCGAGATCGTTAACGAGGATTGCCCACGAGATTATTGAGAGGAACAAGGGCGTGCAGGATTGTGTGCTTATTGGAATCAAGACACGCGGCATTTTCCTTGCGAAACGGCTTGAACAGCGAATTGCAGAAATCGAAGGAACAAAGATTCCTGTCGGGGAACTGGATATTACGCTTTATCGTGATGACTTAACGAAGAACACGGAAAGCGGAGAACCTGAAGTAAAAGGAAGCGATGTATCCTTCTCGATTGAGGATAAAAAAGTCATCCTTGTGGATGACGTACTCTACACGGGACGAACGGTCCGGGCCGCACTCGATGCGCTTGTTGACCTAGGGCGGCCGAGCCAAATACAATTGGCCGTATTGGTTGACAGAGGCCACCGGGAATTGCCTATTCGTGCAGATTATGTAGGTAAGAATATTCCTACTGCCAAGAATGAAAAAATCGTTGTAAAACTTAAAGAAATGGATGGCGGCGAACAGGTTGCCATTTATGAATAA
- a CDS encoding dihydroorotase, translated as MKLCIRNAKLLAEDQTLVKTNIVIEDGIIQEIGSNVDAEGAEYMDANGCLLSPGFVDLHVHLREPGGEKKETIETGTMAAAKGGFTTVAAMPNTRPVPDTPTQMNWLTNRIKDKAAVRVLPYASITIRELGQELTDFEGLKEAGAFAFTDDGVGVQSADMMLQAMKKAAAIDMPIVAHCEENTLIHGGCVHEGTYSAKHNLPGIPSICESVQIARDCLLAEAARCHYHVCHISTKESVRSVRVAKRAGIHVTAEVTPHHLLLSENDIAGEDTNYKMNPPLRGADDQQALIEGLLDGTIDFIATDHAPHTEEEKAQGMKLSPFGIVGLETAFPLLYTNLVKKGVLTLQQLIDFLTIKPAEAFNLTYGKLEKGAPADLVLLDLESEHEINPEEFLSKGKNTPFAGWKCQGWPVMTMVEGKVVWQKGRMLV; from the coding sequence ATGAAACTATGTATACGAAATGCCAAATTGTTGGCTGAGGATCAAACCCTCGTCAAAACCAATATTGTTATAGAGGACGGCATTATCCAAGAAATAGGGAGTAATGTGGACGCAGAGGGTGCTGAATATATGGATGCTAATGGCTGTCTCCTTTCACCAGGGTTCGTGGACTTGCATGTCCATTTGCGTGAACCCGGCGGAGAGAAGAAGGAGACGATTGAGACTGGCACGATGGCAGCTGCCAAGGGCGGATTCACGACTGTCGCGGCTATGCCGAATACTCGTCCTGTTCCAGATACACCGACACAAATGAATTGGCTGACTAATAGAATCAAAGATAAAGCAGCAGTACGTGTTCTCCCCTATGCCTCTATCACCATTCGAGAACTTGGGCAGGAGCTAACTGACTTTGAAGGGCTGAAGGAAGCTGGAGCCTTTGCTTTCACAGATGACGGTGTCGGTGTCCAGTCTGCAGATATGATGCTTCAAGCGATGAAAAAGGCAGCGGCGATCGACATGCCGATTGTAGCTCATTGCGAGGAGAATACGCTCATCCATGGCGGATGTGTCCATGAGGGAACGTATTCTGCTAAACATAACCTGCCGGGCATCCCTTCTATATGTGAATCGGTGCAAATCGCTCGTGATTGTCTGCTGGCAGAAGCGGCCCGCTGCCATTATCATGTGTGCCATATCAGTACGAAGGAATCCGTCAGAAGCGTACGTGTTGCGAAGAGAGCGGGCATTCATGTAACAGCTGAAGTAACTCCCCATCATCTCTTGCTCTCAGAGAATGATATTGCCGGGGAGGACACCAATTATAAAATGAATCCGCCGCTCAGAGGGGCTGATGACCAGCAAGCTTTAATAGAAGGACTGCTTGATGGAACGATTGACTTCATTGCAACCGATCACGCTCCCCATACTGAGGAGGAGAAAGCGCAAGGAATGAAGCTTTCGCCATTTGGGATTGTCGGACTTGAAACAGCGTTCCCTCTTCTCTATACAAATCTAGTGAAAAAAGGCGTGCTGACTCTGCAGCAATTAATTGATTTCTTAACCATTAAACCTGCAGAAGCGTTTAATCTTACATATGGAAAATTAGAAAAGGGAGCACCGGCTGATCTTGTCTTGCTGGATTTGGAAAGCGAGCATGAAATCAATCCGGAGGAATTCCTCTCTAAAGGTAAAAACACCCCGTTTGCAGGCTGGAAATGCCAAGGATGGCCGGTAATGACGATGGTCGAAGGAAAAGTGGTTTGGCAGAAAGGAAGAATGCTAGTATGA
- a CDS encoding YlmH family RNA-binding protein, with the protein MDIYQHFRPEEKDFIDQVLGWADQVREQYAPKLTDFLNPREAEIIRMLIGKGGDVLVSFFGGAPHAERKRAMIYPDYYTPEEEDYEIAFYQLSYPSKFTTIDHRQVLGTLMSLGLKREMYGDIWVEGETVQFAVAKTVSPYMEANLTKVGNVGVKCESINHEKIIDVTETWREAAITSSSLRLDTIIANAASFSRQKSQLLIGQGRVKVNHRQIESPSYELKQGDILSIRGTGRMKLLSIEGKTKKDKWKVVIGLQK; encoded by the coding sequence ATGGATATTTATCAGCATTTTCGTCCAGAGGAGAAGGACTTTATCGATCAAGTGCTCGGCTGGGCTGATCAGGTAAGGGAACAATATGCACCTAAATTGACTGATTTCCTGAATCCGCGTGAGGCAGAAATCATTCGTATGCTCATTGGAAAAGGGGGAGATGTACTCGTTTCCTTTTTCGGAGGGGCACCTCATGCGGAAAGGAAGCGCGCGATGATTTATCCGGACTATTATACACCGGAGGAGGAAGACTATGAGATTGCTTTCTATCAGTTGTCCTATCCATCCAAATTCACGACGATTGATCATCGCCAAGTACTAGGGACGCTGATGTCACTTGGGTTAAAGAGGGAAATGTATGGTGATATATGGGTTGAGGGAGAAACGGTTCAATTTGCGGTCGCGAAGACAGTGTCGCCTTATATGGAAGCTAATTTGACAAAGGTCGGCAATGTAGGTGTGAAATGTGAATCAATCAACCATGAGAAAATCATTGACGTAACGGAGACTTGGAGGGAGGCGGCGATCACGTCATCATCACTGCGTTTAGATACTATTATCGCAAATGCGGCCTCATTCTCCCGTCAAAAAAGCCAGCTGTTGATCGGGCAAGGCCGTGTCAAGGTGAACCATCGTCAGATTGAATCCCCCTCCTACGAATTGAAGCAAGGTGATATTCTTTCCATAAGAGGAACAGGCCGGATGAAACTTCTTTCTATTGAGGGGAAAACAAAAAAGGATAAATGGAAAGTTGTCATAGGATTACAAAAATAA